CAAGTCGGTTCGCGCCCCAGTGCTTACAGCCGAGGGAGCAAGATGACCGACTTTGAGAAGAAAATCTGGGGCGATTTCTGGAACATCGCCAACAACGAGATGGTCGCTGAAGAACTCGGCATTCGCGCGGCTCATGGTCAGGCCGTGTCGATGAAAATGCAAAAGGGAAAGAGCTACAAGGTTCAGCTCCGCGCGAGCGATGGACTTTCGATCCTCCCCGACGAGAAAGCCCCACCTGTGAAGCCGGTCACCCCTGAAGCATAGCGCGAGACACGCATCGCGCAGCTTCTTTAGAACAGCTTCTTCGTCTGGTCATACTTGGCAAGTAACTGGGCCAGTTTGCGTCCCGTGACACTCAGTGGCTCGTCATCGAGCGCATCGATGCGGGTCCATTTGCAATGCTCGGCGAGCTTCTGCTTGGCCCGCGACGACTTGCTCCCTGCCTCACGCAGACTCGCCACCATCGGCCGCAACGTGATGCGATATTTGGTCACGCCATGCTTCAGCGATGGCCACTGATCGTGAATCATCGACGCAATTCCGGTGAGCGATTCTACACGCTCGATGAGATAGTTTTCGAGGTCGGTCTCTGTAGTGGATTTTGCGCCAAGCATCGTTTTTTCGAGCGAAAAACGAGGAAAATCCCACAAACCAGCCCAGCGCTCACCGGGCTGACATTGACGCAGCAGCACCTGCTGTCGATCTACCACCAGCACCGCCACTTCAGTGAGATATTCGTACACCATCCGCTTGGAGAGGAGCGGAATTTGCTCGACCGCTTGCTCGCGGCGCGCGACACACCAAGTGCTTGCCGGGCACTGATCGCACGACGGTGTTCGTGGCGTGCAGAGCGCGCTCCCTAGCTCCATCATCGCCTGGTTGAAGAAGCCGACCTTTTTATCGGGCAGGATTTGCTCGGCGATGTTCCACAGGAATTTCTGCCCCGCTGTCGACGTCGCTTCGCGCGTGTAGCCCGCGAGCCGCGCGTAGACACGAATCGTGTTCGCTTCCAAAATCGGCAGCTTCGCGTCGAGACCAATCGAGAGGATTGCACCAGCGGTATAACGCCCAATTCCTGGGAGCGACATCACCTCGTCGAGCGTTTCGGGAAACTGGCCGCGAAAATCGTGCACAATCTTCTTGGCCGCGGCATGCAAGCTCCGTGCGCGGCGGTAGTAGCCCAGCCCTTCCCACTGTCGCAGCACTTGCTGCTCGTCAGCTTCAGCGAGATGCACTACCGTCGGAAATTCCACCAGAAATCGCTGAAAATAGTCGATCACCGTGGCTACCTGCGTCTGCTGCAGCATCACTTCGCTGATCCAGATGCGATAGAGATCGCGTGAGCGCCGCCAAGGTAAATCGCGCGCATGCTCGGCAAACCAAGCGAGCATACGCTGCTGAAATCGCGCCAGCGCTTTTCGATCGGTCTCGATCCAAGTCTTGTCGCTCGGCGAGTCAGGTTCGCGGGAAGCACGGCGCTGAGGCATACAGGGGTTCACCCGGTCGAGAGTTGCTGAAAGTGATGCTAAATTAACACTCACTGCCTTCGAGCGTGAGACCACGTGCCGTTTCTCCTCAGCATGTCGCGCGGGCAGCTTCTCTCCGATGGTTCGGTCCCCTTACCTCGCAGATATTGCTCGTAGAAGACGCTCGATGAAACCCACTGCTCTTTGGTTCGCAACCTTTGTGTTCTGGCTCGCTTCGCTCGCTAGTGCCACGTCCCTCGCTCAAGTAACAGGTCCGATGAAACTCACGTATCCTGCGACTCTTCGAACCGATCATGTCGACACCTATCACGGCGAGCCAATCGCCGATCCCTATCGCTGGCTCGAAGACCCCGACTCGGCGGAAACCAAGGCCTGGGTGGATGCCCAAAGCGAAGTCACTCGCGGCTATCTGGACACAATTGCTGCCCGCACGGCAATCCGCGCTAAGCTCGAAAAGATCTGGAATTTTGAGCGGTTTGGCTTGCCTGTAAAACGTGAGCATCGCTATTTCTACTCGCGCAACGATGGCCTCCAGAATCAGTCGGTGATCTATACCAAGCTGGGGCTCGATGGCGAGCCGCGCATGCTGCTCGATCCCAACACACTGAGTAAAGATGGAACCGTCGCCCTCTCGGACTGGACTGCCACCGACGATGGCAAACTGATGGCTGTCGGGATTTCAAGCGCCGGTAGTGACTGGACCGAGTACAAAGTGCTCGACGTCGAAACAGGAAAGTTTCTCGACGACCATTTGAAGTGGATCAAGTTCTCCGGCGCTAGCTGGACCAACGACGGAAGCGGATTCTTTTACAGCCGCTATGACGAGCCGGAACCAGGGACCACCTTCACCGGAGCGAACCACTATCAGAAGCTTTATTTCCACAAGCTCGGAGATCCGCAGTCGAGTGACACGCTGATCTACAAGCGGGACGATGAAAAGGAATGGGGCTTTGGTGGCGATGTCTCGGAAGATGGAAAACTGCTTCTCATTTCCGTTTGGAAAGGGACTCTTCGCAAGCAGCAGCTGTTTGTGAAGCGGCTGGATGTTGCGGATGCTCCTGTGCAGCAGCTCATCACCGGTTTCGACGCCGAGTATCACGCCATTGGCAACATGGGAGATACGCTGCTGGTTTACACCACGCTCGATGCTCCTCTAGGACGCGTGATCGCCTGCAACATCAATAACCCCGCACGAAACTCCTGGAAAGAAGTGATTCCGCAGTCGAACGAGCCACTCAAGGGAGTGGGCTACGTCGGCGGGCAGCTCATCGCCCATTATCTGAAAGATGCGATCAGCGTGGTGCGGCGATTTCAGACCGACGGAACGCTGATCGGCGATGTCGAGCTTCCCGGCATTGGCTCAGCAGGTGGTTTCGGTGGTCGAAGCGATGCGACCGAAACCTTTTTCACATTCACCAATTATGTGACCCCCGCTTCGATCTATCGACTCGACTTGGCAACAGGCAAAAGCACGCTGTTTCAGACACCCAAGGTCGACTTCGATCCCTCGAAGTACGAAACAAAGATGGTGCAGGTGCCGAGCAAAGATGGCACGCTGGTGCCGATGACCATCGTCCACAAGAAGGGACTGGTGCTCGATGGCACCAATCCGACAACGCTGTATGCCTACGGCGGGTTCAACATTCCGCTGACACCTGGGTTCTCGGTCAGCACAGCAGTTTGGCTCGAGATGGGTGGCATTTATGCAGCCGCCGGTTTGCGCGGTGGTGGCGAGCGTGGTGAGGCGTGGCACGAAGCGGGGATGCTCGATCGCAAGCAAAACGTGTTCGACGATTTCCACGCTTGTGCCGAGTGGCTGATCAAGGAGAAGTACACCAGCCCCAAGAAGCTGGCGATTCGAGGAGGGAGCAACGGTGGTCTGCTCGTCGGTGCCGCGATGACACAGCGTCCCGAACTCTATGGCGCGTGCGTACCTGCGGTCGGTGTGCTCGATATGCTCCGCTTTCACCAGTTCACCATCGGCTGGGCATGGGTGAGCGAGTATGGCAGCAGCGCCGACGCGGAGCAGTACAAAGTGCTGAAAGCCTATTCGCCGCTGCACAACCTGAAGCCCGGTACAGCCTATCCACCCACGCTGGTGATGACCGGCGATCACGACGACCGGGTCGTACCGGCTCACAGCTTTAAGTTTGCTGCGGAACTTCAGCATGCTCATGCGGGGGACGCTCCGGTTTTGATCCGAATCGAGAAGAGTGCCGGGCACGGGGCCGGAACCCCCACCAGCAAGCTCATCGATTCGGCAGCCGACGTCTTGGCGTTCCTCCACAAAGCACTGGCGATGCCCGACCAGCCTTTTGGTGATTAAACTAGTAGCGGCGACCTGCCCAGCTGCGGTCGACCGCAGTATGTCACCGAGGCTTGCCTCGAAACTAGCTCAGCCCCGGGGCTCATGCTGGCCTCAGGCAAGTTTTGAGGAATAACTGGGTACTCGGGGGGCGAAAAATTCATCCGTCCCGCGTCTTTCGCAAGGCGCTGCGGCAACTTCTTCCCCCCTCAAAAAAATTCCAACTCGCAGAACCGCGAGATTTTACGATTCCTTTTGGTTTTCCCACCGCAGTGGCGGGCTATTTTCCACAGCTAAGGTGGTCAGCCGAAAATATTTCGGTTATCTTACTACACACCTTAGGGGACACATCCCCAGGGTGTTCGTCGAACCTCCTCGTGCAATGAAGCATGGGTTTGAACGGGTAACGGCCCGCTACGCTGGAGCAAAGGTGTCTCGGAATGGTCAATAAAGCGCATACGGCGACGGCCCGCCGGATTGCGGCACGGTATAACGCAACCTTCTCTCCTAATGGACCTTACGACATTGTTGGTGCCGACATTACGATCGAAATCGAAACCTCGGCCACCCTTGCCGAAGGGGTCGAGCGGCTGCAGGGAGCCCAAGGAGCTCGCTATATCGCTGTGACAAACAAGGAAGCGATTGTGGAAGCCATGCGGTTGACCGCCGGAAGCGGCATCGGCGTTATGGATCCCAACGGCGAAATCATGAAGCAAGCCGGAAACGGCTAGCCTCCTGCGCCCTCTCGCTGAGCCGGCTAGCAGCATCGCCGATGTACCTTGCCGTAGCACAGCAGCGTTGACGGACGATTCAGCACCGCACTCTGCCACGCGCCGAGCCAACCGGAAACGATTGTAAAATCCGGCCCAAGTTTCCCTTGCATTGGCGACAAAAATCTTTCCCAATAGAGGGGTCGATGGATGGCTTCCGTCCGCCGAATTGCCGGGAAGCCTCGAAACCCTCTTGAAGGCGCGATTCCGCGTGCGGTGCAGCGATGCCACAGCCTGTGAACTCTCTTGAACGTCACGCAAGAACTCAGCTCGTCGACACACTAACGAGCCGCGGAATCGACCGCCGCACACTTCTCAAAGCGGCCAGTTTGGGCCTTCTCGGCTGGTCGCAGAGCGGCTGGCTGAGTCACTGGAACAACCTTCGCGCTGAAGAACCGTCGGCAATCACCAGCCCGCCCCCCAAACGCCACTGCATTCTCCTCTGGATGACCGGCGGGCCAACACAAACCGACACGTTCGACATGAAGCCCGATCACGCCAATGGTGGCGAGTTCAAACCAGCGTCGACGAAAGTGCCGGGGCTGGTCTTCAGTGAGCATCTTCCCAAACTCGCGGCCCAGGCCGATCGCTTGGCAATCGTGCGGAGCCTCAGCACCAAAGAGGGAGACCATGGCCGTGGCACCCACTTGATGCGGACCGGTCACCCACCAACCGGCCCGGTGCAATATCCGAGCATCGTTTCGTCGCTGGGCAAATCCCTGGCCGAGGTCGACAGCGAAATCCCCCGCAGCGTGAGCATCTCGCCGTATCGCATTTTCAACCAAGCCGCCTTTGGACCAGGCTTCTTAGGGCCCCGCTATGCGCCGCTCACGGTCGCAGCTGCCGACAGTCCAACCGCTACGCCGATGACCGACAGCGCGTATGCTGAGCTCACCGTCGACGATCTGGCGGCTCCCGCTGGCATCAGCCTCGAGCGACAAGCGCGTCGCGCCGAACTTTGGCGCAGCACCCAGTCGCGGTTTAGCAAAACGCATCCCGGCACCGCTGCCGTCGCTCATCAAACGGTCGTCGAGCGGGCACTCAGCCTGATGACAAGCAAAGCTTCGCGCGCCTTCGATCTCGCGGAAGAGCCCTCGAAAGTGCGCGATGCCTATGGAACAGGTCGGTTTGGTCAGGGGTGCCTGATGGCGCGACGACTCATCGAGCAAGGGGTCTCGATGGTCGAGGTGACACTCGGATTCGACCAAGGCAATCAGCTCGGCTGGGATACCCATGCCGGCAACTTCGAAGCGGTAAAACGCCTGTCCGCACAGCTCGATCAAGGCTGGTCGACCCTCATGACCGAACTCGACGAGCGTGGGCTTCTCGAATCAACCACCATCCTCTGGATGGGCGAGTTCGGTCGCACTCCCACCATCAACCCACAAGCAGGGCGCGACCACTTCCCCGCTGCCTGGAGTTGCGTGCTTGCTGGCGGCGGCATCAAGGGTGGCCAAGCCTATGGAAAGACCTCCGACGACGGGAACGAGGTGGTAGAAGGAAAGGTCGACGTCGGCGATATCCTCGCCACCTTCGCCACCGCTGCTGGCATCAATCCCACCAACGAAAACATCAGCGACCAAGGCCGCCCTATCAAAATCGCCGAAGGCAAACCGATCAACGACATTCTTAGCTAGTATCCTCAGTTGGAACCTCCCTTACACACCCACCTACTGTGATGGGTGGCACTGCTGGCTTGTCCAGCAGTGAAACGTAGAGCAGACTCCTGTCTACCTAACTGCATTACAGTATCCAAGACTGACTTCTCCATCTCCTATGAATACTCACGCTAAACGCCTCGCCTCTCCAATCTAAACCGCTAATGTCACTCCGCGACACTACTTCTCTCCGCACACCCCATCCACCCCACCGAGGCTGGTTCGACTATTTCCTGCAGCATTTCTTCGGCCGACTCCCCTACTCAATTCTGTTCACGATACTCACGCTGATCGCCATCGCATTTTTGTTTCGGATTGTTTCCTGGCTTACAATCTAAATAGCGTCACCCAGCGACCACCTTGCAACACTCCTTCAGCCTCCTGTTTTTTCATACACAACATTTTTGATAAGACGTGCCATGGCCCCTGAAGATGAAAAAGCACGAATTGCTTCGATTGAAGAATTCTTTGAAGACAATGGCTTTAGTGACAAAGCAGCGGCCAAGAACACCTTTATCAAGCACATCAAAAAGAAGTGTGG
This window of the Pirellula staleyi DSM 6068 genome carries:
- a CDS encoding DUF1501 domain-containing protein; translated protein: MNSLERHARTQLVDTLTSRGIDRRTLLKAASLGLLGWSQSGWLSHWNNLRAEEPSAITSPPPKRHCILLWMTGGPTQTDTFDMKPDHANGGEFKPASTKVPGLVFSEHLPKLAAQADRLAIVRSLSTKEGDHGRGTHLMRTGHPPTGPVQYPSIVSSLGKSLAEVDSEIPRSVSISPYRIFNQAAFGPGFLGPRYAPLTVAAADSPTATPMTDSAYAELTVDDLAAPAGISLERQARRAELWRSTQSRFSKTHPGTAAVAHQTVVERALSLMTSKASRAFDLAEEPSKVRDAYGTGRFGQGCLMARRLIEQGVSMVEVTLGFDQGNQLGWDTHAGNFEAVKRLSAQLDQGWSTLMTELDERGLLESTTILWMGEFGRTPTINPQAGRDHFPAAWSCVLAGGGIKGGQAYGKTSDDGNEVVEGKVDVGDILATFATAAGINPTNENISDQGRPIKIAEGKPINDILS
- a CDS encoding prolyl oligopeptidase family serine peptidase, translating into MKPTALWFATFVFWLASLASATSLAQVTGPMKLTYPATLRTDHVDTYHGEPIADPYRWLEDPDSAETKAWVDAQSEVTRGYLDTIAARTAIRAKLEKIWNFERFGLPVKREHRYFYSRNDGLQNQSVIYTKLGLDGEPRMLLDPNTLSKDGTVALSDWTATDDGKLMAVGISSAGSDWTEYKVLDVETGKFLDDHLKWIKFSGASWTNDGSGFFYSRYDEPEPGTTFTGANHYQKLYFHKLGDPQSSDTLIYKRDDEKEWGFGGDVSEDGKLLLISVWKGTLRKQQLFVKRLDVADAPVQQLITGFDAEYHAIGNMGDTLLVYTTLDAPLGRVIACNINNPARNSWKEVIPQSNEPLKGVGYVGGQLIAHYLKDAISVVRRFQTDGTLIGDVELPGIGSAGGFGGRSDATETFFTFTNYVTPASIYRLDLATGKSTLFQTPKVDFDPSKYETKMVQVPSKDGTLVPMTIVHKKGLVLDGTNPTTLYAYGGFNIPLTPGFSVSTAVWLEMGGIYAAAGLRGGGERGEAWHEAGMLDRKQNVFDDFHACAEWLIKEKYTSPKKLAIRGGSNGGLLVGAAMTQRPELYGACVPAVGVLDMLRFHQFTIGWAWVSEYGSSADAEQYKVLKAYSPLHNLKPGTAYPPTLVMTGDHDDRVVPAHSFKFAAELQHAHAGDAPVLIRIEKSAGHGAGTPTSKLIDSAADVLAFLHKALAMPDQPFGD
- the mutY gene encoding A/G-specific adenine glycosylase, which codes for MPQRRASREPDSPSDKTWIETDRKALARFQQRMLAWFAEHARDLPWRRSRDLYRIWISEVMLQQTQVATVIDYFQRFLVEFPTVVHLAEADEQQVLRQWEGLGYYRRARSLHAAAKKIVHDFRGQFPETLDEVMSLPGIGRYTAGAILSIGLDAKLPILEANTIRVYARLAGYTREATSTAGQKFLWNIAEQILPDKKVGFFNQAMMELGSALCTPRTPSCDQCPASTWCVARREQAVEQIPLLSKRMVYEYLTEVAVLVVDRQQVLLRQCQPGERWAGLWDFPRFSLEKTMLGAKSTTETDLENYLIERVESLTGIASMIHDQWPSLKHGVTKYRITLRPMVASLREAGSKSSRAKQKLAEHCKWTRIDALDDEPLSVTGRKLAQLLAKYDQTKKLF